The nucleotide sequence atgtACAGCTTAAGACAACGTGGTAAATCAGTGCAAAGTTCAGTCAGCTGGTTTGGCTCCTTGAGGACATTTGTGAGAAACTTCAGAGCTGAATGATCAAGCATAAGTGCTGCCAACTCTTCACTGTGAGTCATGAGTTTTATGACAACATAATATATCTGTTAAAAAGTTTCAGCTGAAGCAAATACTTTACAACTACAGTATAAAAAGGCATATTTGCCAGACTGAGCCATTTCTAAATGGCAACATCATCGCTAAACCAGTTTAGGACTGTGTTGGGGCCAAAATGGGTATATACTTTTGTGAGTGTTTTATGAAATTGATAGGTGAAAATTGTCTCTCTCTAAGGCTTTATTAAATGATATATGATATTTAGTTTCCACTCAAGACTATTTTCGAGTGGGTGGACAAAGACTAATTTGCAACAAGTTCATGGCACATTTAACAGGATGTTCTTGCTCTGATAAGGTGTGAGACAGAGACGTTTCCTAAAGCAACATATACTAGATTGCAAGTCTGTAATACGCCAGCTGGCCGAGGGCGAACGTATTCTTTGTCTTCATCTGGAATGCTTCATGCTTCCTGCCTCCTTTGGTAGATATTCTGCAAAGCGGAGGAAAATATCATTTTCCCATTCGAGAAGACTGCTATAATTCTCGGAAGAACCCTCTGGGCTTAAAAACAACTTGCGACGATGACAAACCCGAGGATTCTCAACTTTCATTCCTGAGCAGTTACTATGGTGATGGATTTCAAGTTCACCCGATTCGGTTGCCGCATATTGTGAAGCGGTCTATCTCCAGCAGGTCTTTTTTTGAGGGTCTGTGTTTAAGTTCAGTGGATTCTGGTGCCTGGCTGGTGCCCTCCTCGGGTTTAGGGGAAGAATCCGGGGGAGGATCACTGGTCACCTGAGTGATGGGGGGTGGAGCTGGGGGGGAACGCCTGGCCCTTGGGGACGGTTGCTTGGTTACGGAAATGGAGGGTCGATGAACTCTAGGTTTGtctgagagaaagaaagaattcCATTTACCATTATATCAAGTCTTATGatgtgaaacagaaaaaaaactttgacaaaaatgtatgtaatataAAATCTGCTTTATGCAATGGtgacaaaaaaaaatcatatttcttCTAAACCGATGTTACCTGGCGGTGGAGGAGATGTGGCCTGGTCGGTTTTCTTGGGATGCTGTTTTGGAGCTTGAGCGGTCGGCCTGCCAAACAACTTCCCCTCCATATTGGCTTCCTTGACATAGCGGCAGGCCTTTCCCAGCAGAACAATGCTATTCAACACTTTCAGTGTTATTAATCtgcagagaaaaaaaaagaaaacgccTAGCAGAGGATAACTACTAAAACATCTTTTTACAGACTTGGTTTTCAAAAACACAGCAGGAGAACAGTATTAATCAAATAAACTAGGTCTGTCGAGAGCCGACTGCATGCTGAGGGATATGTCATAATTTCACATGATATAATGGAAACTGATTGATTGAATGAATTTTACCCAAGATAAAAGagaagcagacagacagatgagagAGCGCCCTGGATCTTTACTGAGCTCATCACCACTCGAATCAGCTGAAggaggaaaaaaaacacaaaacaacaaaattacTGATCACATGTGCTTTATGGTAACAATCTCATacttgtataaaatataaataattatatattctACCACTAACAAATGcttgtaataaaacaaaaacaattctgACTGAGGTTGTCATAAACTTatgcattaaatggttaataccAGATGTAAaagataaacaataaacaaaatgtttaatatacGTAATAACAGCTTAAAAGAGTTCGAAATCTCACCAGAACAGCCAGAGGCAAAGGAATGAAGCCCATCCTTCGTGCCACTGAATCGCTGTAGTCTGTGTACGCCTGTTCATGAATGCACCAGATATCAGTGAGCTTTTCATTACTATTGggctttaaagcattttttgccgtttacagagcccagagctGTCACATACACATGTCATAATTCATTTATATCGGTCAAAAAGCGACAAACGCTCACAGCACCCTCAATATTCATGGCTCGGTTCATTTTATATTACAGAACACAAATTCACACTTACATTCTGTTGCCGACTGCTGACGAGCTCAAAAGCTAAACTGGCTTTATATTCACTGTagacctaaaataaaaaatgggaCAAAGTTCATATGTGGTGCCTGTATTTGGGGCGATGATAGCGCACCTTGTATGGGTGCCTAGAAACACAATGGTAAAAGTGAAGCTTTAAAAAGCAGGAAAAAAAAACTACAGCTCTCACATCAGCCGTGATGTCATTGAATTTAGTGATGAAGGCATGCTTGACGGCGTCAACGGCAACCTCGGAGGTGATCACCATGAAGACATCCGGCAGCAGCACCCAGAGGTGATCTGAAAACAATATCAAAACAAGCAAATTCTGTTAAGTTGTGCAAAATCTCTATACTGTAAGTCTTACTATAAAGAAGTCATCTTTTAGACCAAGGCTAATTTTAACATTAATCCAAATCTGCACCTGATTTCCAGGAAAACTGCTCCATGTTCCTCAGGCAAACAATAAGAAGCAAAATGTAATTGGTGAATCGTTCCTTGATATCTGCAAGACAGACATAAACCCAAAACATGAGCCACCACATTTGCATTCGGCACAAAGCTGTTGGTTAACTTCAAAAGATGCTAATGCCTTTGATCCATGAATATTTTGCAACAGGTTGTGTTTCAGGGATTATTTCATCACAATAATAACTTGAACACTTGAATGGACGACCACAAGGTTAAGTGACCGTTTGTAGGGGGGAGGTTTGTAATCAGCATCTATTCTCCCTTCTGGTGTATCA is from Triplophysa rosa linkage group LG13, Trosa_1v2, whole genome shotgun sequence and encodes:
- the tapt1a gene encoding transmembrane anterior posterior transformation protein 1 homolog isoform X3; this translates as MIFHFYEFRMVAVIRCIFSEQLIIFGFFLCLDAFLYVFTLLPLRTLLAFLRLLTIPCCGLGDNVCPYCRRSSGSRFMQPAQVCDLLKGLIMVLCYFMMHYVDYAMMYHLIRGQSVIKLYIIYNMLEVADRLFSSFGQDILDALYWTATEPKSQKRAHIGVIPHFFMAVFYVFLHAILIMVQASTLNVAFNSHNKSLLTIMMSNNFVEIKGSVFKKFEKNNLFQMSNSDIKERFTNYILLLIVCLRNMEQFSWKSDHLWVLLPDVFMVITSEVAVDAVKHAFITKFNDITADVYSEYKASLAFELVSSRQQNAYTDYSDSVARRMGFIPLPLAVLLIRVVMSSVKIQGALSSVCLLLFYLGLITLKVLNSIVLLGKACRYVKEANMEGKLFGRPTAQAPKQHPKKTDQATSPPPPDKPRVHRPSISVTKQPSPRARRSPPAPPPITQVTSDPPPDSSPKPEEGTSQAPESTELKHRPSKKDLLEIDRFTICGNRIG